A genomic segment from Stenotrophomonas maltophilia encodes:
- a CDS encoding nucleotidyltransferase domain-containing protein yields the protein MDDIHPIAPDKRAAILSSLADIEQRHDVRVLLACESGSRGWGFSSPDSDYDARFIYVHRQPWYLSVNESTGPGDAQRDVIELPIDDELDVSGWDLRKALRLVSKSNPTLIEWLRSPIVYRQEDAAVAQLWEAAKGFYSPLGSWWHYMSMARTTHSRHLGEPTISTKKYLYVLRALLACQWIESEPTPPPMAFEDLLDRLLPDGPVRHAIDALLVVKRASAEVSARPRIALISEYIDHAMAVRAAQAPQLPAGQGDSAWLDVLFRRMLAEHAPA from the coding sequence ATGGACGACATCCACCCGATCGCGCCGGACAAGCGCGCCGCCATTCTTTCCAGCCTCGCCGACATCGAACAGCGCCACGATGTGCGTGTGCTGCTGGCCTGCGAATCCGGCAGCCGTGGCTGGGGCTTCTCTTCGCCGGACAGCGACTACGATGCACGCTTCATCTACGTGCATCGCCAGCCGTGGTATCTCAGCGTCAACGAGAGCACCGGCCCGGGCGATGCCCAGCGCGATGTGATCGAGCTGCCGATCGACGATGAGCTCGATGTCAGCGGCTGGGACCTGCGCAAGGCATTGCGCCTGGTTTCAAAATCCAATCCGACACTGATCGAGTGGCTGCGCTCGCCGATCGTGTACCGGCAGGAGGACGCTGCGGTGGCGCAGCTGTGGGAAGCGGCGAAGGGGTTCTATTCGCCGCTGGGCAGCTGGTGGCACTACATGAGCATGGCCAGGACCACGCACAGCCGCCATCTGGGTGAGCCCACCATCAGCACCAAGAAGTACCTGTATGTGCTGCGCGCCCTGCTTGCCTGCCAGTGGATCGAGAGCGAGCCCACGCCGCCGCCGATGGCCTTCGAGGATCTGCTGGACCGGTTGTTGCCGGACGGCCCGGTGCGCCACGCCATCGACGCATTGCTGGTGGTCAAGCGCGCCAGCGCCGAGGTCAGCGCCCGCCCGCGCATCGCGCTCATCAGCGAGTACATCGACCATGCGATGGCTGTTCGCGCAGCGCAGGCTCCGCAGCTCCCGGCCGGACAGGGCGACAGCGCCTGGCTGGACGTGCTGTTCCGGCGGATGCTGGCCGAGCACGCACCGGCATGA
- a CDS encoding response regulator, with product MSASPATSAKILIVEDEPRLASVLRDYLAAAGMTSEWVDDGGQVIDAFARYQPDLVLLDLMLPQRDGVDLCRELRAGSDVPVIMVTARVEEIDRLLGLDIGADDYICKPFSPREVVARVLAVLRRYRPDPAARANSGLHIDEPAARATWNGKGLDLTPVEYRLLRTLLATPGRIWARDELLDRLYLDHRVVVDRTVDSHVRNLRRKLADAGMEGEPIRSVYGMGYSYEP from the coding sequence ATGAGCGCGTCCCCCGCCACGTCCGCGAAGATCCTGATCGTCGAGGACGAGCCACGCCTGGCGTCGGTCCTGCGTGACTACCTGGCCGCCGCCGGCATGACCAGCGAATGGGTGGACGATGGCGGCCAGGTGATCGACGCGTTCGCGCGCTACCAGCCCGACCTGGTGCTGCTGGACCTGATGCTGCCGCAGCGCGACGGCGTGGACCTGTGCCGCGAACTGCGCGCCGGCAGCGACGTACCGGTGATCATGGTCACCGCACGAGTGGAAGAGATCGACCGCCTGCTGGGCCTGGACATCGGTGCCGACGACTACATCTGCAAGCCGTTCAGCCCGCGCGAAGTGGTCGCGCGGGTGCTGGCGGTACTGCGCCGCTACCGCCCGGACCCCGCTGCACGCGCCAACAGCGGGCTGCACATCGACGAACCGGCGGCACGCGCCACCTGGAACGGCAAGGGCCTGGACCTGACGCCGGTGGAGTACCGCCTGCTGCGCACCCTGCTGGCCACGCCAGGCCGGATCTGGGCGCGCGATGAGCTGCTCGACCGCCTCTATCTGGACCATCGCGTGGTGGTCGACCGTACCGTCGACAGCCACGTGCGCAACCTGCGCCGCAAGCTGGCCGACGCCGGCATGGAAGGCGAGCCGATCCGTTCGGTATACGGGATGGGCTACAGCTACGAACCGTAG
- the smeB gene encoding multidrug efflux RND transporter permease subunit SmeB, which yields MVRFFIDRPIFAWVIAIAVSLLGLLAILILPVDRYPQIAPPTITIRATYTGASSQTVENAVTQVIEQSQQSLDHLMYMTSTSASDGSAQVNLVFATGTNPDTAQVQVQNQLQAAMATLPQAVQQNGLTITKSSGSIFEVLSFTSEDGSMDNFDVANFMEARIDDQISRVSGVGNIQPIGQEYAMRIWLDPEKMRQYALMPSDIETALQAQNTDVSAGELGGQPALKGQQLDATVTARSRLHTPEQFAQVVLKADANGSVVHLGDVATIGLGPESYDSISTFNGKPSASLGIELNAGANAIAVSKTIDARLQQLQKYWPHGYTAHVAFTTTPFVTISLKEVVITLIEAIALVVLVMYLFLQNWRATLIPTIAVPVVLLGTFGVLAAFGYSINTLTMFALVLAIGLLVDDAIVVVENVERVMTFEGLAPKPATLKAMGQITGALVGIVLVLTAVFLPMAFFSGVTGVIYRQFSVTIAAAMILSVLVAMTITPALCGSILHQIPKGGHPHGDHAGEPSLLGKFFIWFNHRFERTSNGLRHRVDGFLGRRTLGVLFYLVLSVATGLLLWHLPGAFLPDEDQGMLNALVKLPAGSTLEQTRAVMDRLSAAAVKDDSVLSIQATAGFSVTGSGQNVGQAFIRLKDWDDRKDDADTIAARLTAAMASVPDAQVFITSPPAILGLGDAGGFTLELQDEGGAGHAAAVAARNTLLRDAAKDPKLVNVRYASLEDAPVYAVKVDDAKAQAMGVNPQDINDTLNAALGGDFVNNFIYKGRIKKVFIQGTAEARMQPQDIERWSVRNQAGQMVPLSSLVSAHWTSAPAALQRYNGVSAMEITGQPAPGVSSGEAMAEIARLADTLPEGFSHAWSDMAYQEQLSGNQAPMLYAISLLFVFLCLAALYESWAVPFAVMLAVPVGVFGAVLMMNLRGLNNDVYFQVGLLTTIGLAAKNGILIVEFARILEQQGKSTREAILQAVYLRLRPIVMTSLAFLMGVLPLVFATGAGSAARRSLGTGVAGGTVASMVLGMFFVPLFYLLVRRMFPGRAPAEATAPEASP from the coding sequence ATGGTTCGTTTCTTCATCGACCGGCCGATCTTTGCCTGGGTGATCGCCATCGCGGTCAGCCTGCTCGGCCTGCTCGCGATCCTGATCCTGCCGGTGGACCGCTACCCGCAGATTGCCCCGCCCACCATCACCATCCGCGCCACCTACACCGGCGCCTCGTCGCAGACCGTGGAAAACGCGGTCACCCAGGTCATCGAGCAGTCCCAGCAGAGCCTGGACCACCTGATGTACATGACCTCCACCAGCGCTTCCGATGGTTCGGCACAGGTCAACCTGGTGTTCGCCACCGGCACCAACCCGGATACCGCGCAGGTACAGGTGCAGAACCAGCTGCAGGCCGCCATGGCCACACTGCCGCAGGCGGTACAGCAGAACGGCCTGACCATCACCAAGTCCAGTGGTTCGATCTTCGAGGTGCTGTCGTTCACCAGCGAAGACGGCAGCATGGACAACTTCGATGTCGCCAACTTCATGGAAGCGCGCATCGACGATCAGATCAGCCGTGTCAGCGGCGTCGGCAACATCCAGCCGATCGGCCAGGAATACGCCATGCGCATCTGGCTGGATCCGGAAAAGATGCGCCAGTACGCACTGATGCCGTCGGACATCGAGACCGCACTGCAGGCGCAGAACACCGACGTGTCGGCCGGTGAGCTGGGTGGCCAGCCGGCGCTGAAGGGCCAGCAGCTGGACGCAACCGTGACCGCGCGCAGCCGCCTGCACACGCCCGAGCAGTTCGCGCAGGTGGTGCTCAAGGCCGATGCCAACGGCAGCGTGGTGCACCTGGGCGACGTGGCGACGATCGGCCTGGGGCCGGAGAGCTACGACAGCATCAGCACCTTCAACGGCAAGCCGTCGGCCTCGCTGGGCATTGAACTCAATGCCGGTGCGAACGCGATCGCCGTCTCCAAGACCATCGATGCACGGCTTCAGCAGCTGCAGAAGTACTGGCCTCATGGCTACACCGCCCATGTGGCATTCACCACCACGCCGTTCGTGACCATCTCGCTGAAGGAAGTGGTGATCACCCTGATCGAGGCGATCGCGCTGGTCGTGCTGGTGATGTACCTGTTCCTGCAGAACTGGCGGGCCACGTTGATCCCGACCATCGCGGTGCCGGTGGTGCTGCTGGGCACGTTCGGCGTGCTGGCCGCGTTCGGGTACTCGATCAACACGCTGACCATGTTCGCGCTGGTGCTGGCCATCGGCCTGCTGGTGGACGATGCCATCGTCGTGGTGGAGAACGTGGAGCGGGTGATGACCTTCGAAGGGCTGGCACCGAAGCCGGCCACGCTGAAGGCGATGGGCCAGATCACCGGTGCGCTGGTCGGCATCGTGCTGGTGCTGACCGCGGTGTTCCTGCCGATGGCGTTCTTCAGCGGTGTCACCGGCGTGATCTATCGCCAGTTCTCGGTGACGATCGCTGCTGCGATGATCCTGTCGGTGCTGGTGGCGATGACCATCACCCCGGCGCTGTGCGGCAGCATCCTGCATCAGATTCCCAAGGGCGGCCATCCGCATGGCGACCACGCTGGCGAGCCGAGCCTGCTGGGCAAGTTCTTCATCTGGTTCAACCACCGCTTCGAGCGCACTTCCAACGGCCTGCGCCATCGCGTGGATGGTTTCCTTGGCCGGCGCACGCTGGGGGTACTGTTCTACCTGGTGCTGAGCGTGGCCACCGGCCTGCTGCTGTGGCACCTGCCGGGTGCATTCCTGCCCGATGAGGACCAGGGCATGCTCAACGCGCTGGTGAAGCTGCCAGCCGGCTCCACCCTGGAGCAGACCCGTGCGGTGATGGATCGCCTCAGTGCCGCCGCAGTGAAGGACGACAGCGTGCTGTCGATCCAGGCCACCGCCGGTTTCAGTGTCACCGGCAGCGGCCAGAACGTCGGCCAGGCCTTCATCCGGCTCAAGGACTGGGATGACCGCAAGGACGACGCCGATACCATCGCCGCGCGGCTGACCGCCGCCATGGCCAGCGTGCCCGATGCGCAGGTGTTCATCACCTCGCCACCGGCCATCCTCGGCCTGGGCGATGCGGGTGGATTCACCCTGGAACTGCAGGACGAAGGCGGTGCCGGCCATGCCGCCGCTGTGGCCGCGCGCAATACCCTGCTGCGGGACGCCGCCAAGGATCCGAAGCTGGTCAACGTGCGTTATGCCAGCCTGGAAGACGCGCCGGTGTACGCGGTGAAGGTGGACGACGCCAAGGCACAGGCCATGGGCGTGAATCCGCAGGACATCAATGACACCTTGAACGCGGCGTTGGGCGGCGACTTCGTCAACAACTTCATCTACAAGGGCCGCATCAAGAAGGTGTTCATCCAGGGCACGGCCGAAGCGCGCATGCAGCCGCAGGACATCGAGCGCTGGAGCGTGCGCAACCAGGCCGGGCAGATGGTGCCGCTGTCGTCGCTGGTCAGCGCCCACTGGACCAGCGCGCCGGCCGCACTGCAGCGCTACAACGGCGTATCGGCGATGGAAATCACCGGCCAGCCGGCGCCGGGCGTCAGCTCCGGTGAAGCGATGGCCGAGATCGCGCGCCTGGCCGACACACTGCCGGAAGGCTTCAGCCATGCCTGGTCGGACATGGCCTACCAGGAACAGCTGTCGGGCAATCAGGCGCCGATGCTGTATGCCATCTCGCTGCTGTTCGTGTTCCTGTGCCTGGCCGCGCTGTATGAAAGCTGGGCGGTGCCGTTCGCGGTGATGCTGGCGGTGCCGGTGGGCGTGTTCGGTGCCGTGCTGATGATGAACCTGCGTGGCCTCAACAACGACGTGTACTTCCAGGTCGGCCTGTTGACCACGATTGGTCTGGCAGCGAAGAACGGCATCCTGATCGTCGAGTTCGCGCGCATCCTCGAACAGCAGGGCAAGAGCACCCGCGAAGCGATCCT
- a CDS encoding RDD family protein produces MAAPMLDTYREVVTPEGVPLQLPAAGPVPRAMAWLVDLGVRIAVLVMMSIPLALLDKFGSGLYLVLMFLVYWAYPIVCEALWGRTLGKRALGLRVLSRDGAPVGWMASITRNLLRTVDMLPFGYALGLISSLFDPHGRRLGDLVAGTVVVHAPALYLPPPSTIDSVLAPPQPLRPEEQAALMAFAERAPRLSAARQQELAGIAEPLTGTHGQIGVLRLYAMANWLLGRR; encoded by the coding sequence ATGGCCGCACCGATGCTCGATACCTACCGCGAGGTGGTGACGCCGGAGGGTGTGCCGCTGCAGTTGCCGGCGGCCGGCCCGGTGCCACGGGCGATGGCCTGGCTGGTGGATCTGGGCGTGCGCATCGCGGTGCTGGTGATGATGTCGATCCCGCTGGCATTGCTGGACAAGTTCGGCTCCGGCCTCTACCTGGTGCTGATGTTCCTGGTCTACTGGGCCTACCCGATCGTCTGCGAGGCATTGTGGGGCCGTACCCTGGGCAAGCGCGCACTGGGCCTGCGCGTACTGTCGCGCGATGGCGCACCGGTGGGCTGGATGGCGTCGATCACCCGCAACCTGCTGCGCACCGTGGACATGCTGCCGTTCGGCTATGCATTGGGCCTGATCAGCAGTCTGTTCGACCCGCATGGCCGCCGCCTGGGTGACCTGGTGGCTGGCACCGTGGTGGTGCACGCGCCTGCGCTGTACCTGCCGCCTCCGTCCACCATCGACAGCGTGCTGGCCCCGCCGCAACCGCTGCGGCCGGAAGAACAGGCGGCGCTGATGGCCTTCGCCGAGCGCGCGCCGCGCTTGTCGGCGGCGCGCCAGCAGGAACTGGCCGGCATTGCCGAACCGCTGACCGGCACCCACGGCCAGATCGGCGTGCTGCGCCTGTATGCCATGGCCAACTGGCTGCTGGGGCGACGATGA
- the smeA gene encoding multidrug efflux RND transporter periplasmic adaptor subunit SmeA has product MSLLRPLSCSPRPLLLPLLLALAACSAGRTEAPATPEVGVITASAQALALQQTLPGRAVPFEVSEVRPQIGGLIRQRLFTEGQQVKAGQLLYQVDPAPYQAAFDTARGQLAQAEATVLSAQPKAERTRTLLGMDAASKQDADDATSALKQAQANVIAARAALQAARINLDYTRVTAPIEGRIGTSSVTAGALVAAGQDAALATIQRLDPVYLDVTQSSTQMLALRKQLDAGLVKAIDGKAQVKVLLEDGSTYAHEGTLEFVGSAVDPGTGNVVLRAVIPNPDGLLLPGMYLKAVLPMATDARALLVPQKAVLRNERGEPLLRLLDAKDRVVERRVSTGQVVGNQWQITQGLKAGERVIVSNGSGVSLGQQVKAVAATTAQLAAMPAIDPNGNTDEKSH; this is encoded by the coding sequence ATGTCACTCCTGCGTCCGCTGTCCTGCTCCCCCCGTCCGCTGTTGCTGCCCCTGCTGCTGGCCCTGGCGGCCTGCTCGGCGGGCAGGACCGAAGCCCCGGCCACCCCCGAAGTGGGCGTCATCACTGCCAGTGCGCAGGCGCTGGCACTGCAGCAGACCCTGCCTGGTCGGGCGGTGCCGTTCGAGGTGTCCGAGGTGCGGCCGCAGATCGGTGGGCTGATCCGCCAGCGGTTGTTCACCGAAGGCCAGCAGGTCAAGGCCGGCCAGTTGCTGTACCAGGTCGATCCGGCGCCGTACCAGGCCGCCTTCGATACCGCGCGTGGCCAGCTGGCGCAGGCCGAGGCCACCGTGCTGTCGGCGCAGCCGAAGGCCGAGCGCACCCGCACGCTGCTGGGCATGGATGCGGCCAGCAAGCAGGACGCCGACGATGCCACCTCGGCACTGAAGCAGGCCCAGGCCAATGTGATCGCCGCTCGCGCCGCATTGCAGGCCGCCCGCATCAACCTCGACTACACCCGGGTGACCGCACCGATCGAGGGCCGCATCGGTACCTCCAGCGTCACCGCCGGCGCGCTGGTCGCCGCCGGCCAGGATGCCGCGCTGGCGACCATTCAACGGTTGGACCCGGTCTATCTGGATGTCACCCAGTCCAGCACGCAGATGCTGGCGCTGCGCAAGCAGCTCGATGCCGGCCTGGTGAAGGCCATCGACGGCAAGGCGCAGGTGAAGGTGCTGCTGGAGGACGGCAGCACCTATGCCCATGAAGGCACCCTGGAGTTCGTCGGCAGCGCGGTCGATCCGGGCACCGGCAACGTGGTGCTGCGCGCGGTCATTCCGAACCCGGACGGCCTGCTGCTGCCGGGCATGTACCTGAAGGCAGTGCTGCCGATGGCCACCGACGCGCGTGCCCTGCTGGTGCCACAGAAGGCGGTGCTGCGCAATGAACGTGGCGAGCCGCTGCTGCGCCTGCTCGACGCAAAGGATCGCGTGGTCGAGCGGCGGGTCAGCACCGGCCAGGTGGTGGGCAACCAGTGGCAGATCACGCAGGGGCTGAAGGCCGGCGAGCGGGTGATCGTCAGCAACGGCAGTGGGGTTTCGCTCGGCCAGCAGGTGAAGGCGGTGGCGGCCACCACCGCACAGCTGGCAGCAATGCCGGCGATCGACCCGAACGGCAACACCGACGAAAAGTCGCACTGA
- a CDS encoding gamma carbonic anhydrase family protein: MNPLRPFRDKMPVLGERVYIDPACTVIGDVELAEDVSVWPGTIIRGDVNYVRIGARTNVQDGTIIHVSHHSPYNKAGYPTLIGEGVTVGHGCIIHACTIGDYSLIGMGACILDGARVERHGFVGAGAVVGPGKVVGEGELWVGNPARPARTLSDKEIESLHYSADHYVRLKDEYLG; this comes from the coding sequence ATGAACCCGCTGCGCCCCTTCCGCGACAAGATGCCCGTCCTCGGCGAGCGCGTGTACATCGATCCGGCCTGCACCGTGATCGGTGACGTGGAACTGGCCGAGGACGTGTCGGTGTGGCCGGGCACGATCATCCGCGGCGACGTCAACTACGTGCGCATCGGTGCGCGTACCAATGTGCAGGACGGCACCATCATCCACGTCAGCCACCACAGCCCGTACAACAAGGCCGGCTACCCGACCCTGATCGGCGAAGGCGTGACGGTCGGTCACGGCTGCATCATCCACGCCTGCACCATCGGTGATTACAGCCTGATCGGCATGGGCGCCTGCATCCTCGATGGCGCCCGTGTGGAACGCCATGGCTTCGTCGGTGCCGGTGCGGTGGTCGGCCCGGGCAAGGTGGTCGGCGAAGGCGAGCTGTGGGTGGGCAACCCGGCGCGCCCGGCGCGCACGTTGAGCGACAAGGAGATCGAGTCGCTGCACTACTCGGCCGACCACTACGTGCGGCTGAAGGACGAATACCTGGGCTGA
- the baeS gene encoding sensor histidine kinase efflux regulator BaeS produces the protein MAPAMAKIRLKFGLTAKTFLAIFTACLLVLAVNGIASRVAFQTGFLDYLNDQGDLRMQRLMPHLQREYSAHGGWEHLRGDSDRWARLLRPDLAHGHEGPVPPLSDQTGVPSRLGLFDAQHRFVAGNPDATSDDEPHPVQLDGRTVGWLGMVPFQTVIATNDLNFYNTQMRAWWVIGISLLLVTVLLAWLVSRALRQRLAKLAAATHRLAAGDYATRIERTSDDELDALVNDFNRMAQALDDTERNRRAFIADISHELRTPLAVVRAELEAIEDGIRPLDRANLGALQSEIRQLGKLVDDLHDLSMTQSGGLAYRFAPLDLVALLRSELNGMRVRFNTAGLALEEDLPATPLQVSGDERRLQQVLANLLENALRYTHAGGHVRVQAARVPAGVQLIVEDTAPGVPADKCALLFERFYRVESSRNRASGGSGLGLAISHNIILAHRGHIHAEPSPLGGLRVVITLPESA, from the coding sequence ATGGCCCCCGCGATGGCGAAGATTCGACTCAAATTCGGCCTGACCGCGAAGACCTTCCTCGCGATCTTCACCGCCTGCCTGCTGGTGCTGGCAGTGAACGGCATTGCCAGCCGCGTGGCGTTCCAGACCGGCTTCCTGGACTACCTCAACGATCAGGGCGATCTGCGCATGCAGCGCCTGATGCCACACCTGCAGCGCGAGTACAGCGCGCACGGCGGCTGGGAGCATCTGCGCGGTGACAGCGACCGCTGGGCGCGACTGCTGCGCCCGGATCTGGCCCATGGGCACGAAGGACCGGTACCACCGCTGTCCGACCAGACCGGCGTTCCTTCCCGGCTGGGCCTGTTCGATGCGCAGCATCGATTCGTGGCCGGCAACCCCGATGCCACCAGCGATGACGAGCCGCATCCGGTACAGCTGGATGGGCGCACCGTCGGCTGGCTGGGCATGGTGCCGTTCCAGACCGTCATCGCCACCAACGACCTGAATTTCTACAACACCCAGATGCGCGCATGGTGGGTGATCGGCATCTCGCTGCTGCTGGTGACGGTGTTGCTGGCCTGGCTGGTGTCACGCGCGCTGCGCCAGCGCCTGGCCAAGCTGGCCGCGGCCACCCACCGGCTCGCTGCCGGCGACTACGCCACCCGCATCGAGCGCACCAGCGATGACGAGCTGGATGCACTGGTCAACGACTTCAACCGGATGGCGCAGGCGCTTGATGACACCGAGCGCAACCGCCGCGCCTTCATCGCCGACATCTCGCACGAACTGCGCACGCCGCTGGCGGTGGTGCGCGCCGAGCTGGAGGCGATCGAGGACGGCATCCGCCCGCTGGACCGCGCCAACCTCGGTGCGCTGCAGAGCGAGATCCGCCAGCTGGGCAAGCTGGTCGACGACCTGCACGATCTGTCGATGACCCAGTCCGGTGGCTTGGCCTACCGCTTCGCCCCGCTGGACCTGGTAGCGCTGCTACGCAGCGAGCTCAATGGCATGCGCGTGCGCTTCAACACTGCGGGGCTGGCACTGGAAGAAGACCTGCCCGCCACACCGCTGCAGGTATCCGGTGACGAGCGACGCCTGCAGCAGGTCCTGGCCAACCTGCTGGAAAATGCGCTGCGCTATACCCATGCCGGCGGCCACGTACGTGTGCAGGCCGCGCGCGTACCGGCCGGCGTGCAGCTGATCGTGGAAGACACCGCGCCGGGCGTTCCGGCCGACAAGTGCGCACTGCTGTTCGAGCGCTTCTACCGGGTGGAGAGCTCGCGCAACCGGGCCAGCGGCGGCAGCGGGCTGGGCCTGGCCATCAGCCACAACATCATCCTCGCCCACCGCGGCCACATCCATGCCGAGCCCTCGCCGCTGGGCGGGCTGCGCGTGGTCATCACCCTGCCGGAGTCTGCATGA
- a CDS encoding stage II sporulation protein M codes for MKQEQFVARYQQEWQDLEHWLLLRAGASRRTRRKASALALDDTAFPQRYRRLCQQLALARERGYSPQLVQRLQQLMQQGHSVLYRTPPTRWRGALEFLVADFPLLVRSQARSMWVALAMFALPAVACFVLVQVFPDLIHMVMDNRQIAEMERMYDPAAERLGRDSGTDWMMFGHYVMNNISIALRTFASGLLAGLGTLLVLLFNGVTIGAVAGHLQHIGHGSPFWRFVVGHGAFELTAIVIAGGAGLQLGMKLLAPGRRSRLDALVEGGRIGARLCLGVAFMLLVAAFIEAFWSSIAEVPAWGKFSVAGVLWAGVLLWLWRGGRRGGNAN; via the coding sequence ATGAAGCAGGAGCAGTTCGTCGCCCGCTACCAGCAGGAATGGCAGGACCTGGAACACTGGCTGCTGCTGCGCGCCGGTGCTTCACGCCGCACGCGGCGCAAGGCCAGCGCGCTGGCGCTGGACGATACCGCCTTCCCGCAGCGCTACCGGCGCCTGTGCCAGCAACTGGCGCTGGCCCGCGAGCGCGGCTACAGCCCGCAGCTGGTTCAGCGCCTGCAGCAGTTGATGCAGCAGGGCCACAGCGTGCTGTACCGCACGCCGCCGACGCGCTGGCGCGGTGCACTGGAATTCCTGGTGGCCGACTTCCCGCTGCTGGTGCGCAGCCAGGCGCGCAGCATGTGGGTGGCGCTGGCGATGTTCGCGCTGCCGGCGGTGGCCTGCTTCGTGCTGGTGCAGGTCTTCCCGGACCTGATCCACATGGTGATGGACAACCGCCAGATCGCCGAGATGGAGCGCATGTACGATCCGGCCGCCGAGCGCCTCGGGCGCGACAGCGGCACCGATTGGATGATGTTCGGCCACTACGTCATGAACAACATCAGCATCGCCCTGCGTACCTTCGCCAGCGGCCTGCTGGCCGGCCTGGGCACGCTGCTGGTACTGCTGTTCAACGGCGTGACCATCGGTGCGGTGGCCGGCCACCTGCAGCACATCGGCCACGGTAGCCCGTTCTGGCGCTTCGTGGTCGGCCATGGCGCCTTCGAGTTGACCGCGATCGTGATCGCCGGCGGTGCCGGCCTGCAGCTGGGCATGAAACTACTGGCACCCGGCCGGCGCAGCCGCCTGGATGCGCTGGTCGAGGGCGGCCGCATCGGTGCCCGCCTGTGCCTGGGCGTGGCGTTCATGCTGCTGGTGGCCGCCTTCATCGAGGCCTTCTGGTCGTCGATTGCCGAAGTGCCGGCGTGGGGCAAGTTCAGCGTGGCCGGCGTGCTGTGGGCCGGTGTGCTGCTGTGGCTGTGGCGCGGCGGACGCAGAGGCGGCAATGCGAATTGA